TAATCATCTCAGGAGTAGACCTGGTCTTTCCTGAGCATGGTTTGAAAAAGTGGAAGAATTCGCTGTAACAATCCGCTTTTAACTCGGTATATGTAAGCCTATTTCAGTATAATATATTCTGCCTTTTAACGCTGCTTGTTCGGTGCTTCTTCGGTACTCATTCGGAGCTTCTTCGGTTACAAGCGAAGAAGCTCCGAATGAGTACCGCTTCATATCCGTCGATAATTCCTATAAATACCGAAGTTGTCCTATGCTTTTCATTGTCTAATTCCAGTTTATTCCGCATTTGTTTTTCTCTGTATCCATATCGCTTTATTGCCAATAGGTTTAATATCGCCTTTGCTAAAGATTAAAAGATTTTAAGTAAAACGATCCGCTGTTTTTGTTAGCTTTATATGGATTATTGTCCATTTTATGAAGGGCATTCAGATTAACTTAAAGGATAACTAAAACAAAAAAATATGAACATTGAAGATCTGAGAGAATACTGTTTGTCTATTGGGCCAGTTATGGAGGAGACGCCATTTGGTCCGGATACACTGGTATTTAAGGTTGGTGGCAAGATTTTTTTATTGGTGGGACTGGATCAGGTTGATGAGCTGCGGTTTAATGTGAAGTGTAATCCGGAGTGGGCAATTGAACTGCGTGAAAGGCATGAACACACAGTGCTTCCGGGGTATCATATGAATAAAAAGCATTGGAATACCATTATTGCTAATCGGGAACTTGATGATAGAAAGCTTGAAGAGTTAATTTTGCATAGCTATCAACTTATTGTCGAAAGCCTGCCTGTGAAGATTAGACAAGAAATAAGTGGACGCTAAGTGTGGTTTACGTGTAAAGAATTACGGGACCTGTATTGACAGATCCACTTTCGGCAACGCAGTTTGGTCTTCCTTTCAATCAGATACCGTTGGTTTTGGAAGGTTATTATAAATATAGTCCTGGCGCGACGGTGACGGACGAAAATATGAAGCCGGTCAATACCAAAGATTCCTGTGATATCTATGCGGTTTTTTATAATCGCAAGCAGCTGATGGATTCGGAGCCTGATCCGAAGAAGAAAGTTTCCTATTTGACTGGACATAATATTTTGAAAGATCCAAGTATAGTGGCTATAGCCAGGCTGGAAAATGGTGGCGCAACAGCGACCAATGGTTTTGTCAAGTTTACATTGCCATTTAAGTACACGGCGAAAGTAAATGATGCTGACGTTGCCAATTTGGATTATAGCATTGCTATTGTGATGTCTTCGAGTAAATATGGTGATAATTTTATTGGTGCTGTCGGTAGTAAGTTAACGGTGGATGATCTCAAAATTGTAACGAAGAAATAATGAAAATGATAAAATATACAATCGCAGTGGCTGCGATGGTTTTGATAGGGTCTGTTGCAAATGCGCAGGAAAATACATCGGGTGAAAGTAAATTAGGTTTTGATGTGATGGTTGGCGGTAAGATCGGCGGAGCCGCACCGCTTTCACTGCCACGTGAAATCCGAAAAATTAAAAGCTATAATCCGAATGTTCCCTTTTTTGTCGGAGCAAGGGCAAACTATCGTATTGATCCCAAATGGGGAGTATCTTTGGGTCTCGTCTTCGAAGGAAAGGGAATGGATACGAAAGCGACTGTTAAAGGATACAAGACGACATTCAATGCTGTGAATGCTGCAAAAGAGGAGCTGAGAGGTTATTATACGGGTGATATTACAACCAAAGTGCATAATCTGTATCTGTCTGTGCCGATTCAAGCGACTTATCAGCTTTCAAATCGTTGGAATGTGCAGGCAGGACCTTATATTTCTTTTGCGGTAAAAAAGGAATTCTATGGCGAGGCTTACAATGGCTATCTTAGACATGAAGAACCTACTGGAAATAAGATTGTTGTGGATAATGCTGATTATGATTTCTCGGAAAGTGTTAGGAGTATTGATGTTGGAATGAGTTTGGGAGCCCATTATGCTATTGACAAAAGATTTTTTGCGTTGGCACAGTTGGATTATGGCTTCAATAATATTATGAAAACCGGATTTGAAAGTATTAGTTTTGGATTGCATAATATCTTTATGAATGTCGGTATAGGTTATAAATTGAAATAGCTTTCATAGCATATAAAAAAGAAATGGCCGATTCTAGGATCGGCCATTTCTTTTTTATATGCTGTTCTGCTCATTTAAACCAATTTAAATGATGCGGAGTTTTACATTTTTAATCCGATTTCTCTTAAGCGTTCATCCAGGTATTGACCAGCGGTATAATCTTCGTAGACTTTCGGGTGTTCTGCATCGATGCAGGAATCTAATGAAGCCAAACTCATGGCGGATTTTGGATGTAAAAAGAATGGGATAGAAAAACGGGAAGTGCCCATTTTTTCACGTGGCGGGTTTACTACGCGATGCGTAGTAGATTTCAACTTATTGTTTGTTAACCGTTGCAACATATCACCCACATTGATGACGATATCTTCACCTTTGGCTTTGATAGGGAACCATTCTCCGTCTTTTGTCAATACTTCAAGTCCATCCGCACTAGCCCCAATCAATAAGGTGATAAGGTTGATATCTTCGTGAGCGCCTGCACGTACGGCATCTGGAGATAAGGCATCAGGATCGCTGATTGGAAAGTAGTGTATTGCACGTAGAATAGAATTACCATTGATAACATATTTTTCAAAGTAATCTTCTTCCAGATCAAGGTAGGTAGCAATCGCTTTTAATAAGTCCCGGCCTGTATCTTCTAATTTTTTATAGACCTCCGCTGTCACACCATTAAAGCGAGGTATTTCAGCCACTTCAGGATTGTCCGGAAAATCTGCTTTGGAGTATTCTTCACCAACGATCGTTTGACCGCGTTGCCAAAATTCCTTTAAATCAGGAGTCTTCGCATCTTTCGCTTTTTCTCTTCCTTTTGCTGTATAGCCACGTTGACCTGCAAGTTCTGGAAATTCATATTTTTCCTTCGTCTCGGTCGGCAAACCAAAAAACTCAGGCACTACCTGATATAATTCTTCAATCAGCTCTTTTGATAAGCCATGATTTGCAATCGTTACAAAGCCCGTTTCGTTAAAAGCCTTGCCAATATCTTGGATGAATTGATTTCGTTGTTCTTGGGTTCCTTGAGTATAATGTAGCAAGTCCAAGCGAGGTATGTTTACTAAAGCCATACGGTGTTGATGTTTGTTCAGGACAAAGTTAACGGAATTAATTTTGATTATTAAACAGGGGATGTTAATAAAAGTTTTATGTTTTGTTTTATTTAGTTGTATTTCAGTGCTTAAAAGTTTTCCACATTTTCTATTATTGGCAAATTCAGCTAAGAAATATGAAGCGCAGTCATGCTGACGAATATATGACAAAATTTATATTTTGGATCTTGTTATTCTGATTACTAACTGGTATATTTGTTATGCAAGCATAATAAATAGCTTGTGAGTACGCTTATGAACCAAAATCAGACAATCGACTATTTTTTAAAAACAGGTTGGCAGACAATTGCCAATAAATATAATCAAATTGCTTCGCAGTACGGTTTTACCCAGGCCGCAGGTTATATTTTGATTAACATTCATAAAGAGGGTACACCTGTTTCTCAGATTGCAAATTTGACAGGAGTTAAAACAACTAGTTTGTCTCGGGTGTTGAATAATTTGGAGTCATTGGGATTTATATACCGTGAGACGAGTGAGACCGACAAGAGGTCAGTAAAAGTATACTTGACTGAATTGGGTCGGGAGAAAAGAAGAATTGCCAAGGATGTGGTGCGTAATTTCAATCAATACTTAGCGGATAATTTTTCAGAAAATGAACGTGATCAATTGATTGCTTCTTTAGCGAAACTCAATGAGCTTGCAACCAGTTACAAGGAAGAAGTAATCGTTTAGAAGTTAAACCAAATGTACAGAAGTGCATAATAAATATGTTATGATGAACAGAAATATTAGAAAAGTGGCGGTTCTCGGTTCGGGTGTTATGGGCTCGCGAATTGCTTGTCATTTTGCTAACATTGGTGTTGAGGTTTTATTGTTGGATATCGTTCCACGTGAACTGCTGCCAGCGGAACAAGCCAAAGGTCTCACGCTGGAGAGTAAGGTTGTTCGGGACCGAATTGTCAACAGCTCCCTAGAAACGGCTTTAAAAACAAACCCTTCGCCAATTTATAGCAAGTCATTTGTCAGACGTATCAAAACAGGTAATTTTGATGATAATCTAAAAGACATTGCTCATGTGGACTGGATCATAGAGGTTGTTGTTGAGCGACTTGATGTTAAAAAGTCTGTTTTTGAGCGTGTTGAGCAATTTCGTAAACCAGGAACATTGATTACTTCCAATACTTCTGGTATTCCTATTCATTTAATGACAGCGGACAGAAGTGAAGATTTTAAAGATCATTTCTGCGGTACACACTTCTTCAATCCGCCACGCTATCTTCCTTTATTGGAGGTTATTCCCACACCGCACACGAAGCCTGAGGTCGTTGACTTTATTCTTCATTTTGGCGATAAGATGCTGGGAAAATCTGTTGTATTATGTAAAGATACACCTGCATTTATTGGTAATCGTATCGGTGTTTATTCGATGTTGGCAGTTACTCATTTGGTAGAACCTCTTGGGTTGACAGTGGAAGAGGTCGACAAATATACCGGTCCTGCAATGGGGCATCCTAAATCGGCAACTTTTCGTACGGCTGATGTTGTAGGGCTTGATACCCTGGTGAATGTTGCCAATGGACTCGCACAGAATGCGCCTGAAGATGAAGCCAAGGGTGTCTTTCAACTTCCAACATTCATCAGTAAGATGGTAGAGAATAAATGGTTGGGTGAGAAAACCAAGAAAGGGTTTTATGAAAAAGTAAAAGCTGCCGATGGTAATTCGGAGATTTTGTCTCTAAATCTAAAAACACTGGAATTTGGTTCACAGCAAAAAGTGAAATCAGCAACTTTGGAAGCCACCAAGCCTGTGGAGGATATCCGCAAGCGGATGAAAGTATATGAACAAGGGGGAGATAAAGCGGCGGAACTTTTCCGTGCCATGCATTATCCATTGTTTGAATATGTATCTCGCCGTGTTCCCGAAATTACAGATGACTTCTTCCGCATTGATGATGCCATGCGTGCTGGATTTGGTTGGGAGTTAGGACCATTTGAAGTATGGGATGCGCTAGGTGTCCGAGAGACCTTAGCTAAAATTAAGGCCGAAGAAAAACGACTTCCAGGTCAGGATGGGGAGGTTGCTTCCTGGGTACACGAGATGTTGGAGGCGGGATGTGAATCATTCTATAAAATTGAAAATGGTGTACGTCACTATTATGATATTGCGACCAAATCTTATAAAGCTATTCCCGGAACGGAAGATCTGATCGTATTGGATCATATTCGGGAAAGTAATACAATCTGGAAAAATACAGGGGTTTCTATTATTGATCTTGGCGATGGTATCATTAACTGTGAATTTCATACCAAGATGAATACCATCGGCGGAGATGTTATCCAGGGCTTGAATAAAGCTATTGATCTCGCTGAAAAGGAATATCGCGGTTTAGTGGTGTCCAATGATGGGAAGAACTTTTCTGCTGGCGCCAACATTGGAATGATTTTCATGATGGCCGTAGAACAGGATTTTGATGAATTGAATATGGCCGTCCGTGCCTTTCAAAATACATCCATGCGCTTACGCTATTCGTCAATTCCTGTAGTCGTTGCGCCATTTCAAATGACCCTCGGTGGGGGCTGTGAATTCTCCATGCATGCTGATTTTGTGCAGGCTCACGCCGAAACCTATATGGGCTTGGTTGAACTTGGCGTTGGTGTTATTCCCGGTGGCGGTGGAACCAAAGAGTTTACACTACGTGCCTCGGAGGAATTTAAGGAGGATCAGATTGTTCAAAATACTTTAAAAGATAAATTCCTGACCATTGGGCAGGCGAAAGTTTCGACTTCTGCTTATGAAGCCTATGAACTAGGCTATTTGCAGAAAGATAAATTTGCAATTACAATGAACCGTGCCCGCCTTTTGGCAGATGCCAAAGCAAAGGCATTGGAATTGGCTGATGCGGGTTATGTTCAGCCTGCTCCACGCAATGATATTAAGGTTTTAGGAAACCAAGGATTAGGGATCGTGTATGTGGGGGCTTCATCGATGCGTGAAGGTAATTATATCTCTGATTATGATCGAAAGATCTCAGAAAAACTAGGCTGGGTGATGTGTGGTGGAAATTTATCGTCACCGACCGAAGTATCTGAACAGTATCTACTGGATCTTGAGCGTAAAACTTTCCTTGAGCTTTGTGCCGAACGCAAAACGCTTGAAAGGATTCAATTTATGCTGACCAAGGGTAAGCCTTTACGGAACTAAAAATCACTACTCACGAAAAAATTAAAAATAATGGAAGCATACATAGTAGCAGGATTTCGTACAGCAGTAGGCAAAGCGCCGCGGGGAGTATTTCGCTTCATGCGGGCGGATGATTTAGCCACGGATGTTATTAAACATCTTGTATCCACTGTGCCAAATTTAAATAAAGAAGATATAGACGATGTCATCGTTGGGAATGCCATGCCGGAAGCGGAGCAGGGACTCAATATGGCTCGTTTCATTTCACTGATGGGATTGGATACGGATAAGGTCCCGGGAGTAACCGTTAATCGGTACTGCGCTTCAGGTTTGGAGACTATTGCAACAGCCGTAGCAAAGATCAAGACTGGCATGGCAGATGTTATTATCGCCGGTGGGGTAGAGGTGATGTCCGGAATGCCCTTTGGAGGTTGGAAAATTGTGCCTAATCCTGTCGTGGCAAAAGAGCATCCCGATTGGTATTGGGGTATGGGATTGACTGCCGAAGCTGTAGCCAAAGATTACAATGTCTCACGTGAAGATCAGGATGCTTTTGCACTTAAATCAAATCAAAAGGCAGTTGCAGCTATTCAAAATGGTCATTTGAAAGATGGCATTGTGCCTATCACGGTAAAGGAAAATTACTTGAAAGACGGCAAGATTGCAACACGTGAATATGTTGTTGATACGGATGAAGGTCCTCGAGCCGATACTTCCTTGGAGGCTTTAGGGAAATTAAAACCAGTTTTTGCAGCGAATGGTTCCGTGACAGCGGGGAATTCCTCACAAACTTCTGATGGGGCTGCATTTGTCTTGGTGATGTCTGAAGCAAAAGTGAAAGAGCTTGGTGTAAAACCTATAGCAAAGCTCG
The DNA window shown above is from Sphingobacterium thalpophilum and carries:
- a CDS encoding MmcQ/YjbR family DNA-binding protein, with protein sequence MNIEDLREYCLSIGPVMEETPFGPDTLVFKVGGKIFLLVGLDQVDELRFNVKCNPEWAIELRERHEHTVLPGYHMNKKHWNTIIANRELDDRKLEELILHSYQLIVESLPVKIRQEISGR
- a CDS encoding PCMD domain-containing protein — translated: MTDPLSATQFGLPFNQIPLVLEGYYKYSPGATVTDENMKPVNTKDSCDIYAVFYNRKQLMDSEPDPKKKVSYLTGHNILKDPSIVAIARLENGGATATNGFVKFTLPFKYTAKVNDADVANLDYSIAIVMSSSKYGDNFIGAVGSKLTVDDLKIVTKK
- a CDS encoding porin family protein is translated as MIKYTIAVAAMVLIGSVANAQENTSGESKLGFDVMVGGKIGGAAPLSLPREIRKIKSYNPNVPFFVGARANYRIDPKWGVSLGLVFEGKGMDTKATVKGYKTTFNAVNAAKEELRGYYTGDITTKVHNLYLSVPIQATYQLSNRWNVQAGPYISFAVKKEFYGEAYNGYLRHEEPTGNKIVVDNADYDFSESVRSIDVGMSLGAHYAIDKRFFALAQLDYGFNNIMKTGFESISFGLHNIFMNVGIGYKLK
- a CDS encoding isopenicillin N synthase family oxygenase — protein: MALVNIPRLDLLHYTQGTQEQRNQFIQDIGKAFNETGFVTIANHGLSKELIEELYQVVPEFFGLPTETKEKYEFPELAGQRGYTAKGREKAKDAKTPDLKEFWQRGQTIVGEEYSKADFPDNPEVAEIPRFNGVTAEVYKKLEDTGRDLLKAIATYLDLEEDYFEKYVINGNSILRAIHYFPISDPDALSPDAVRAGAHEDINLITLLIGASADGLEVLTKDGEWFPIKAKGEDIVINVGDMLQRLTNNKLKSTTHRVVNPPREKMGTSRFSIPFFLHPKSAMSLASLDSCIDAEHPKVYEDYTAGQYLDERLREIGLKM
- a CDS encoding MarR family winged helix-turn-helix transcriptional regulator, coding for MNQNQTIDYFLKTGWQTIANKYNQIASQYGFTQAAGYILINIHKEGTPVSQIANLTGVKTTSLSRVLNNLESLGFIYRETSETDKRSVKVYLTELGREKRRIAKDVVRNFNQYLADNFSENERDQLIASLAKLNELATSYKEEVIV
- a CDS encoding 3-hydroxyacyl-CoA dehydrogenase NAD-binding domain-containing protein, whose translation is MMNRNIRKVAVLGSGVMGSRIACHFANIGVEVLLLDIVPRELLPAEQAKGLTLESKVVRDRIVNSSLETALKTNPSPIYSKSFVRRIKTGNFDDNLKDIAHVDWIIEVVVERLDVKKSVFERVEQFRKPGTLITSNTSGIPIHLMTADRSEDFKDHFCGTHFFNPPRYLPLLEVIPTPHTKPEVVDFILHFGDKMLGKSVVLCKDTPAFIGNRIGVYSMLAVTHLVEPLGLTVEEVDKYTGPAMGHPKSATFRTADVVGLDTLVNVANGLAQNAPEDEAKGVFQLPTFISKMVENKWLGEKTKKGFYEKVKAADGNSEILSLNLKTLEFGSQQKVKSATLEATKPVEDIRKRMKVYEQGGDKAAELFRAMHYPLFEYVSRRVPEITDDFFRIDDAMRAGFGWELGPFEVWDALGVRETLAKIKAEEKRLPGQDGEVASWVHEMLEAGCESFYKIENGVRHYYDIATKSYKAIPGTEDLIVLDHIRESNTIWKNTGVSIIDLGDGIINCEFHTKMNTIGGDVIQGLNKAIDLAEKEYRGLVVSNDGKNFSAGANIGMIFMMAVEQDFDELNMAVRAFQNTSMRLRYSSIPVVVAPFQMTLGGGCEFSMHADFVQAHAETYMGLVELGVGVIPGGGGTKEFTLRASEEFKEDQIVQNTLKDKFLTIGQAKVSTSAYEAYELGYLQKDKFAITMNRARLLADAKAKALELADAGYVQPAPRNDIKVLGNQGLGIVYVGASSMREGNYISDYDRKISEKLGWVMCGGNLSSPTEVSEQYLLDLERKTFLELCAERKTLERIQFMLTKGKPLRN
- a CDS encoding acetyl-CoA C-acyltransferase; the protein is MEAYIVAGFRTAVGKAPRGVFRFMRADDLATDVIKHLVSTVPNLNKEDIDDVIVGNAMPEAEQGLNMARFISLMGLDTDKVPGVTVNRYCASGLETIATAVAKIKTGMADVIIAGGVEVMSGMPFGGWKIVPNPVVAKEHPDWYWGMGLTAEAVAKDYNVSREDQDAFALKSNQKAVAAIQNGHLKDGIVPITVKENYLKDGKIATREYVVDTDEGPRADTSLEALGKLKPVFAANGSVTAGNSSQTSDGAAFVLVMSEAKVKELGVKPIAKLVSFAVAGVPPRIMGIGPIYAIPKALAKAGLKKEDIDLFELNEAFASQSLAVIRELGLDEEKVNVNGGAIALGHPLGCTGAKLTVQVLNELKRRGKKYGMVTMCVGTGQGAAGIFELL